In Chelonoidis abingdonii isolate Lonesome George chromosome 15, CheloAbing_2.0, whole genome shotgun sequence, the following are encoded in one genomic region:
- the OPN4 gene encoding melanopsin has product MWPINLRHMWAVAQIIADGLHQIKALLHLLWRPALDEPVVKIWEDLDPSMSQEMTVQDVPHAFPTLDVPDHAHYTIGTVILVVGITGTLGNFLVIYAFCREQVRGLAVLVQSRSLRTPANMFIINLAISDFLMSITQAPIFFTTSLHKHWIFGKKGCELYAFCGALFGITSMITLMAIALDRYFVITRPLASIVVMSKKKALIILLGVWLYSLAWSLPPFFGWSAYVPEGLLTSCSWDYVTFTPSVRAYTMLLFCFVFFIPLIAIIYSYVFIFKAIKNTNEAVQNIGSDANKVSQRQYQKMKNEWKMAKIALIVILLYVISWSPYSVVALVAFAGYSHLLTPFMNTVPAVIAKASAIHNPIIYAITHPKYRMAIAKYVPCLRPLLRVSRKDSRSCSRYLSTRRSTITSQSEISGLQKGKRWQSSLSDSESGWTDTEVDVVSVISRPVSKQLSYETGKYAVETSDAKAKSKLKSHDSGIFEKTSEDADDISMVELNVRECISSPVALPPRTYSLEEMQTGEGLKGTGLRKGDSHSRLSAAQIPSIIITYSNVQGIEQPSEYTSGLGFPENSSHNQDKDYSSQTDRRYQVVALASIAGGTTDQLSAEDLPKLL; this is encoded by the exons GAAATGACAGTGCAAGATGTTCCTCATGCCTTCCCTACACTGGATGTTCCAGACCATGCCCACTACACAATTGGAACTGTCATTCTGGTGGTGGGGATCACTGGAACGCTGGGTAACTTCCTGGTCATCTATGCTTTCTGCAG GGAACAGGTGAGGGGGCTGGCTGTCTT GGTGCA GAGTAGGAGCCTTCGAACTCCAGCCAACATGTTCATCATCAATCTAGCTATTAGCGACTTCCTAATGTCCATCACACAGGCTCCAATTTTCTTCACTACCAGTCTCCACAAGCACTGGATTTTTGGCAAGAAAG GTTGTGAGCTGTATGCCTTCTGCGGAGCCCTTTTTGGCATTACATCCATGATCACATTGATGGCAATCGCCCTGGACAGATATTTTGTGATCACACGACCACTGGCCTCCATTGTGGTGATGTCCAAGAAGAAGGCTTTGATAATCCTACTAGGAGTCTGGCTGTACTCTTTGGCTTGGAGCCTCCCACCCTTCTTTGGATGGA GTGCTTACGTTCCTGAGGGTTTGTTGACTTCCTGTTCCTGGGACTACGTGACCTTTACCCCATCAGTCCGTGCCTATACAATGCTGCTCTTCTGCTTTGTCTTCTTCATTCCTCTGATTGCCATCATATACAGTTATGTCTTTATCTTCAAGGCTATCAAGAATACCAATGA GGCTGTTCAGAACATTGGTTCTGATGCTAATAAAGTATCCCAGAGACAATATCAGAAGATGAAGAATGAATGGAAAATGGCCAAAATTGCCTTGATTGTCATCTTACTTTACGTCATTTCCTGGTCACCATATTCTGTTGTAGCTCTGGTGGCTTTTGCTGG GTATTCCCATCTCCTGACACCCTTTATGAACACCGTACCAGCTGTGATTGCCAAAGCTTCTGCTATCCACAACCCCATCATTTATGCCATAACTCATCCCAAATACAG AATGGCCATTGCAAAGTATGTGCCGTGCCTTCGACCCCTGCTAAGAGTTTCTCGTAAAGACTCCAGGTCTTGCAGCAGGTATCTCTCAACCAGACGATCCACTATTACCAGCCAGTCTGAGATAAGTGGACTgcagaaaggaaagagatggCAATCCTCTCTCTCAGACAGTGAATCA GGCTGGACTGATACAGAAGTTGATGTCGTTAGTGTGATCTCCAGACCAGTCAGTAAACAGCTTTCCTATGAAACAGGCAAATACGCTGTTGAAACCAGTGACGCAAAAGCCAAATCTAAACTGAAAAGCCATGATTCTGGGATTTTTGAAAAG ACTTCTGAAGATGCCGATGACATTTCCATGGTGGAGCTGAATGTCAGAGAGTGCATTTCCTCTCCTGTT GCCCTGCCACCTAGAACGTATAGCCTTGAGGAAATGCAA ACAGGTGAGGGCCTGAAAGGCACTGGACTACGAAAAGGAGACTCTCACTCTAGACTGTCTGCAGCCCAGATACCCAGCATTATAATAACATACAGCAACGTCCAGGGAATAGAACAGCCTTCTGAATACACCTCTGGGCTCGGGTTCCCTGAGAACAGTAGCCACAACCAGGATAAGGACTACAGTAGCCAGACAGACAGACGGTACCAGGTTGTTGCCTTAGCCAGTATCGCAGGAGGAACCACAGATCAACTGAGTGCAGAAGACCTTCCAAAACTGCTGTGA